Proteins encoded within one genomic window of Ottowia sp. SB7-C50:
- a CDS encoding aminoacyl-tRNA deacylase: protein MGKKAHVSETPATALLSAQGVAFTEHPYEYVEHGGATHSADVLGFDPFAVVKTLVMQDESGKPLIVLMHGNRKVSTKNLARQIGAKSVEPCAPEVANRHSGYLVGGTSPFGTRRDMPVYIEQTVLDLPRIAINGGRRGYLIGIDPQVCVQVLGARPVQCAIEL from the coding sequence GGCAAGAAGGCGCACGTCAGCGAAACACCCGCCACGGCGCTGCTGAGCGCGCAGGGCGTGGCCTTTACCGAGCACCCGTACGAGTACGTCGAGCACGGCGGCGCCACCCACAGCGCCGACGTGCTGGGTTTCGACCCCTTCGCCGTCGTCAAGACACTCGTCATGCAGGACGAATCCGGCAAGCCGCTGATCGTGCTGATGCATGGCAACCGCAAGGTCAGCACCAAGAACCTGGCCCGGCAGATCGGCGCCAAGTCGGTCGAGCCGTGCGCGCCCGAAGTCGCCAACCGCCACAGCGGCTATCTGGTGGGCGGCACCTCGCCCTTCGGCACGCGGCGCGACATGCCGGTGTATATCGAGCAGACCGTGCTCGATCTGCCACGTATCGCCATCAACGGCGGGCGGCGCGGTTACCTCATCGGCATCGACCCGCAGGTGTGCGTGCAGGTGCTGGGCGCCCGGCCGGTGCAGTGTGCGATCGAGCTGTGA